AATAAACGACATCCCATACTACAGAAGCGGAGACTATGCAATCGAACTTCCAAATGGTGAAATTGACATCAAAGGAAGAATAGACAACCAAATCAAACTCAGAGGACTAAGAATAGAAATTGGAGAAATCGAATCCAATATATCAAATTTCCCTGAAATAAAACAGGTCATTGTCGTTATCAAAAAAATAAACAATTCCGAACATTTATGTGCTTATTATACTGCAGGTACTGAAATTGACAAAGATCAATTGAAAGAGTATTTAACTGAAAGATTAACAAAATACATGGTTCCAACAGTATTTATGCAACTTGATGAAATGCCTCAATTGCCAAACGGTAAAACTGATACTAAAAAGCTTCCAGAACCAAAAGCAGAAATCAAATATGTTGCACCGGAAACTCCATTAGAACAGGAGATTTGTTCCATATTTTCCAATGTACTGAATGTTGAAACTGTTGGTGCTGAAGACAATTTCTTTGAAATAGGTGGAACATCCCTTGTTGCATCAAAATTAATTATAGAATTGTTAAAACAAGACTATAGTGTAAAGTATGACGATATTTTCCACAATCAAACCCCTAGAAAATTAGCTAAGTTCTTATCTGGAGAAGTCCAAATAGAATACGAAGGTATACAGCTAATTAAAGACTACAATTACGATGAAATCAACAAGCTTCTTGAAGAAAATACATTGGATAGCTTCTTAGAGGGTGAAAAACTGGAATTAGGAAATGTTTTATTGACCGGAGCTACAGGTTTTCTGGGAATTCATGTTTTATATGAATTCATCAAAAACGAATCAGGAACCATATATTGTATGTTTAGAAAAGGTAAATTCGATTCATGTGAAGACCGCCTGATTGATTTGATGAATTATTATTTCGATGAGGATTTCTCAGATCTTATCGGTTCAAGAATCATTTTAAGTGAAGGAGACATTACCAATCTTGATGACTTCAAAAAACTAGAAGATTGTCCTATCGACACAATAATCAACTGTGCTGCTATTGTCAAACATTATACTGCTGATGATTATATTTTCAAGGTAAATGTTGATGGTGTTATTAATGGGCTTAAATTTGCAGAGTCCAGAAATAACGTGAAATATGTACAGATATCCACAATCAGTGTTCTTTCATCATTCAGCGAAAATGAGGAAGCATATCCTGACATGACATACAACGAAAGGACACTATACTATGAACAAGATTTGACCAATAAATATCTCGGAAGTAAATTTTTAGCTGAAAGAATGGTTTTAGAGGCTGCAACTAGAGGATTAACTGTAAAAATAGTAAGGGTAGGAAACCTGATGAGCAGACATGATGACGGCGTATTCCAGAAAAATTATGAAACAAATGCTTTCTTAAACAACATCAAGGTATTTAAAAACATCCAAGCTATAACACCACTCATGTCTAAAGAAGAGACAGATATGAGTCAAATAGATTATGTTGCAAAATCCGTACTTGAATTATCTAAAACACCGGAAAAATGTAGGATATTCCATTCCATGAATAATCATTACATTTCTAACGGAGATATAATTGATGTATTGAATGATTATGGTTATAACATCAGAGAAGTTAACAATGAAGAATTTAACGAGATATACGATAAAAACATGAATGATAATATTCAAGGTTTAATTACCGCAGAAATATCTGTTGAGGATTATGAGGAAGGAGATTCCTTTGAAGATCTTGTAGAAATAGAACAAACTACTGAAATTCTTCATTTGTTAGGATTCTATTGGCCTAAACCTGATAAAGACTATCTCAAACGATTAATAGATTATTTAAATAAATTTAACTATTTTGAATGAAATTTTGCTTAAACAGATGATAAAATGAATAATGAAATAATAACTCATAAATTCAAAGAACTGTTATTGCCCACAATACTTATAGCAATGGCTTTAAATATAAGTTCAATTGTCGATTCAAGTTTTGTGGCAAATTTTATTGGACACAATGGACAAGCTGCTTTACAGGTTTTAGAACCTTTAGTATTGCTAATTTCAATATTTGAATGGTTATTTGGATTGGGCGGTCAAATCTTATGCCTAAATAAAAAATCAGAATTTGATGAAGATGGAAGCAATCACTATTTCACAACAGCAATGCTCACGACAATAATAGTTTCAATTTTAATTATTGTAGTGTGTGTAATATTTGAAGATGCATTAATTGCAATATTGCATCCGCCGTCTCCTGATTTGATACCCTATGTAAAATCATTTGGAAAATATCTGTTTATTAGTTTCCCAATTGTGACCATAATGGGAGTGTTTGCTCAATTTATCCGTGTAGATGGACAGCCAAATCTTTCCTCAGCAGTAATCATTATTGCAAACATCGTCAATATAATTTTAGATTATGTATTCCTCGGTGTTTTTCATATGGGCATTGAGGGAGCATCACTTGCAACATTGATAGGATATATAGTTGGATCTATTTGTACCCTAAAATATTTGTTCAGTTCAAAAAGAACATTCAGATTTACCTTCTCCAAATTGAAAATCAAAACCTGGGCAACATCAGCTGCCGAAATAATTAAGATAGGCCTTCCAGGAGCAAGTATGGGAATTTTTGATGTGATATTGGTTTATATTATGAATTTGATTATTGGTGCTGCTTTAGGAGAGATAGGTTTGGATATATACAATGTATGTGTCAATGGATTACTGATAATAAGTATTTTAGTAATAGGATTTGCAGAGACATTATCATCTATAGTTCCTATCTATTACTCGCAGAATGATTTCTATAATTTA
The uncultured Methanobrevibacter sp. genome window above contains:
- a CDS encoding MATE family efflux transporter — translated: MNNEIITHKFKELLLPTILIAMALNISSIVDSSFVANFIGHNGQAALQVLEPLVLLISIFEWLFGLGGQILCLNKKSEFDEDGSNHYFTTAMLTTIIVSILIIVVCVIFEDALIAILHPPSPDLIPYVKSFGKYLFISFPIVTIMGVFAQFIRVDGQPNLSSAVIIIANIVNIILDYVFLGVFHMGIEGASLATLIGYIVGSICTLKYLFSSKRTFRFTFSKLKIKTWATSAAEIIKIGLPGASMGIFDVILVYIMNLIIGAALGEIGLDIYNVCVNGLLIISILVIGFAETLSSIVPIYYSQNDFYNLNHIVRKSVTVTLLCSLAFTIILLIYPDILLIFFKLHQMPNDSLVETAIRLFSLAFVPMAFSTMLIFYYEGIERTIESGIISVISTLLGPLLFTFILYPFMGIVCVWISFMLGYILSILVVVCYVRIVERKDSEYSGIFFIKKGLIEKTRNYTIKSKNDNEKTELFNHLESLNVDSSSSETLNKLINMIFDENNQNVSVEILLIDYGDKITVNMKDEGKREVMASIEKTFSQDNVKVSEVLGLNNIEYTINEVKD
- a CDS encoding SDR family oxidoreductase yields the protein INDIPYYRSGDYAIELPNGEIDIKGRIDNQIKLRGLRIEIGEIESNISNFPEIKQVIVVIKKINNSEHLCAYYTAGTEIDKDQLKEYLTERLTKYMVPTVFMQLDEMPQLPNGKTDTKKLPEPKAEIKYVAPETPLEQEICSIFSNVLNVETVGAEDNFFEIGGTSLVASKLIIELLKQDYSVKYDDIFHNQTPRKLAKFLSGEVQIEYEGIQLIKDYNYDEINKLLEENTLDSFLEGEKLELGNVLLTGATGFLGIHVLYEFIKNESGTIYCMFRKGKFDSCEDRLIDLMNYYFDEDFSDLIGSRIILSEGDITNLDDFKKLEDCPIDTIINCAAIVKHYTADDYIFKVNVDGVINGLKFAESRNNVKYVQISTISVLSSFSENEEAYPDMTYNERTLYYEQDLTNKYLGSKFLAERMVLEAATRGLTVKIVRVGNLMSRHDDGVFQKNYETNAFLNNIKVFKNIQAITPLMSKEETDMSQIDYVAKSVLELSKTPEKCRIFHSMNNHYISNGDIIDVLNDYGYNIREVNNEEFNEIYDKNMNDNIQGLITAEISVEDYEEGDSFEDLVEIEQTTEILHLLGFYWPKPDKDYLKRLIDYLNKFNYFE